The proteins below are encoded in one region of Streptomyces cyanogenus:
- the tgmA gene encoding putative ATP-grasp-modified RiPP, which yields MYVHSDRLPTGTPVPSGATTPTPWGLRRMAPYPAMSPGYARAVLDPVTQTAQFFDDAGQAMEMPGHGTSTGTQPSTGTSPDGNGTTNDSDTGSDGDQ from the coding sequence TTGTACGTACACTCCGACCGACTCCCGACCGGCACACCGGTGCCCTCCGGCGCCACCACCCCCACCCCCTGGGGACTCAGGCGCATGGCCCCCTACCCGGCGATGAGCCCGGGCTACGCTCGCGCCGTGCTCGACCCGGTCACCCAGACCGCCCAGTTCTTCGACGACGCCGGCCAGGCCATGGAGATGCCCGGCCACGGCACCAGCACGGGCACCCAGCCGTCGACGGGCACCAGCCCCGACGGCAACGGCACCACCAACGACAGCGACACCGGGAGCGACGGCGACCAGTGA
- the tgmB gene encoding ATP-grasp ribosomal peptide maturase: MNDPRPVLVVTCLNDPTADVVISELHDRGVPVVRFDSGDFPHALSVAATITTDGLDGTLSTPTRTAELSQARSLYYRRPSGFTYPHLSEQDARFAITQARYGLGGVLASLPGCLYVNHPHRIGDAEFKPAGLTAAAAVGFHVPPTLITTEPDAARAFIKRYGPTIYKPLATPAYFVDGVSNTVKVAEVALDDIDATVAGTAHLFQQVIDKTADVRVTVIGNQIFAVRIDSDLLDWRTEYSRLRYTPVTPPPAVADALYAYLARFHLVFGAFDFAIDRAGTWWFLECNPSGQWYWLEPETGLPMLAAMADLLERKPR; this comes from the coding sequence GTGAATGACCCTCGTCCGGTGCTGGTCGTCACCTGCCTGAACGACCCCACCGCCGACGTGGTGATCAGCGAGCTGCACGACCGGGGCGTCCCGGTCGTGCGGTTCGACAGCGGGGACTTCCCGCACGCCCTGTCGGTCGCGGCCACCATCACCACCGACGGCCTGGACGGCACCCTGTCCACGCCCACCCGGACCGCCGAACTCTCGCAGGCCCGCTCCCTGTACTACCGGCGGCCCTCCGGTTTCACCTACCCGCACCTCAGCGAGCAGGACGCCCGGTTCGCCATCACCCAGGCCCGCTACGGGCTCGGCGGCGTTCTCGCCTCCCTGCCCGGCTGCCTGTACGTCAACCACCCGCACCGCATCGGGGACGCCGAGTTCAAACCGGCCGGCCTCACCGCGGCGGCCGCCGTGGGATTCCACGTGCCGCCGACCCTCATCACCACCGAGCCGGACGCCGCTCGGGCGTTCATCAAGCGGTACGGCCCCACCATCTACAAGCCCCTCGCGACACCCGCCTACTTCGTGGACGGCGTATCCAACACCGTCAAGGTCGCCGAGGTAGCACTCGACGACATCGACGCGACGGTCGCCGGCACCGCGCACCTGTTCCAGCAGGTGATCGACAAGACCGCGGACGTACGCGTCACCGTCATCGGCAACCAGATCTTCGCCGTCCGGATCGACTCCGACCTGCTGGACTGGCGCACCGAGTACAGCCGGCTCCGCTACACCCCCGTCACTCCACCGCCAGCGGTCGCCGACGCGCTCTACGCGTACCTGGCCCGGTTCCATCTCGTCTTCGGCGCATTCGACTTCGCCATCGACCGCGCCGGGACATGGTGGTTCCTGGAGTGCAACCCGTCCGGCCAGTGGTACTGGCTCGAACCGGAGACCGGCCTGCCGATGCTCGCAGCCATGGCCGACCTGCTGGAGAGGAAACCCCGATGA
- the tgmC gene encoding ATP-grasp peptide maturase system methyltransferase, translated as MSDLDTAALRRTLADQLADAGHLHTPPWRTAVQEVPRHEFLRAGFFERVTSPGPTAWRPVQAESPGWLVRCYDDESFVTQVAGTIAPADVRGEILREPTSSSTLPSLVVRMLEDLQVEDGHRVLEIGTGTGYSTGLLCHRLGDSLVTSVEVDPQVSARAATSLGACGYFPDLVVGDGLAGHKDSAPYDRVIATCSVLDVPYTWVEQTRPGGIILATVTGWMHASSLARLTVGEDGTARGRFLEGGVSFMLARPQLPPPLGMLPDLDAGEERPARLAPSVLDDPTALYVAQLAAPRAQRLTLPGPAGTHHILLDVDASAWAALRQDGERWVVRQGGPGRLWDDVEEHLLRWQADDAPSLEQFEIEVSPEGQRVDWVRA; from the coding sequence ATGAGCGACCTAGACACCGCCGCCCTGCGCCGGACACTCGCCGACCAACTGGCCGACGCCGGCCACCTGCATACCCCGCCGTGGCGCACGGCCGTCCAGGAGGTACCGCGCCACGAGTTCCTCCGCGCCGGGTTCTTCGAGCGGGTGACCAGTCCGGGCCCCACCGCGTGGCGTCCGGTGCAGGCGGAGTCCCCCGGCTGGCTGGTGCGCTGCTACGACGACGAGTCGTTCGTGACCCAGGTGGCTGGCACGATCGCACCGGCAGACGTCCGCGGCGAGATCCTGCGCGAGCCCACGTCGTCGAGCACCCTGCCCAGCCTGGTCGTCCGGATGCTGGAAGACCTCCAGGTCGAGGACGGTCACCGCGTGCTGGAGATCGGCACCGGCACCGGATACTCCACCGGCCTGCTGTGCCACCGCCTCGGCGACAGCCTCGTGACCTCGGTGGAGGTCGACCCCCAGGTGTCCGCCCGGGCAGCCACCAGCCTCGGCGCCTGCGGCTACTTCCCCGACCTCGTCGTCGGCGACGGCCTGGCCGGCCACAAGGACAGCGCCCCGTACGACCGCGTCATCGCCACCTGCAGCGTGCTCGACGTCCCGTACACCTGGGTCGAGCAGACCCGGCCCGGCGGGATCATCCTGGCCACGGTGACCGGCTGGATGCACGCCTCCAGCCTGGCACGCCTCACCGTCGGCGAGGACGGCACAGCGCGCGGCCGGTTCTTGGAGGGGGGCGTGTCGTTCATGCTCGCCCGCCCCCAGCTGCCGCCACCGCTCGGCATGCTCCCCGACCTGGACGCGGGAGAGGAGCGCCCGGCTCGGCTCGCCCCGAGCGTTCTGGACGACCCCACGGCTCTCTACGTTGCCCAACTCGCGGCACCGCGCGCGCAGCGGCTCACGCTGCCCGGCCCGGCAGGCACGCATCACATCCTGCTGGATGTGGACGCCAGCGCGTGGGCCGCTCTGCGTCAGGATGGCGAGCGCTGGGTGGTCCGCCAGGGCGGTCCGGGCCGCCTGTGGGATGACGTCGAGGAGCACCTGCTGCGCTGGCAGGCAGACGATGCCCCGTCGCTGGAGCAGTTCGAGATAGAGGTGTCGCCCGAGGGTCAGCGGGTGGACTGGGTACGTGCCTGA
- a CDS encoding SelB C-terminal domain-containing protein — MRVLATAGHVDHGKSALVRALTGMEPDRYEEERRRGLTLDLGFVWTRLGGDHLAFVDVPGHERFVPTMLAGVGPVPAVLFVVAADQGWQPQSEEHLAILDALGVRHAVLAVTRSDLADPEPVRADAVERLAATSLGKVPHAAVSAVTGAGLDALRAELARLADALPPPDTGADVRLWLDRAFTVRGHGTVVTGTLGAGTLHVGDRLVTADGSAVLRVRGLQSLHEERTAVAAVARVAVNVHGQGDTTLGRGQVLLTPDRWLCTEVADVRVTGEPVAGLPRCVTLHIGTAAVPVTVRPLGPDTARLTLRRGLPLRTGDRAVLREPGGTRMPCGVTVLDVRPPRLTRRGAGRARAAELETMTGRPDGAAELRRRKLVRGADLRAMGVPVPGGPVAGDWLADTAYWNALKDRLAGRVREHARTHPLDPGLPTEAARRLLGLPDRALVDALAADLPGIHARQGRLHTADSLRPALPAPLRAAVDALRRDLARTPFRAPEAGRLTELGLDRRALAAAAAAGALLRIADGIVLLPGADADAAAVLRALPQPFTLSEARRALDTTRRVAVPLLEFLDARGCTQRVDDQRRRCRTGAGNGGGRESNPFPQPIVTCDDAGNLER; from the coding sequence ATGCGGGTCCTCGCCACCGCCGGCCATGTCGACCACGGCAAGTCCGCGCTGGTCCGCGCCCTCACCGGCATGGAGCCCGACCGGTACGAGGAGGAGCGCCGGCGGGGCCTGACCCTGGACCTGGGCTTCGTGTGGACCCGCCTCGGCGGCGACCACCTCGCCTTCGTCGACGTGCCCGGACACGAGCGGTTCGTGCCGACCATGCTGGCCGGGGTCGGACCCGTCCCCGCCGTGCTGTTCGTGGTCGCCGCCGACCAGGGCTGGCAGCCCCAGTCCGAGGAGCACCTCGCGATCCTCGACGCGCTCGGCGTCCGGCACGCCGTCCTCGCCGTGACCCGCAGCGATCTGGCCGACCCGGAGCCGGTGCGCGCCGACGCCGTGGAGCGGCTGGCCGCGACCTCCCTCGGCAAGGTGCCACACGCCGCCGTCAGCGCGGTCACCGGGGCGGGTCTGGACGCGCTGCGCGCCGAACTGGCGCGGCTGGCGGACGCCCTGCCCCCGCCCGACACCGGGGCCGACGTACGCCTCTGGCTCGACCGGGCGTTCACCGTCCGCGGCCACGGCACCGTGGTGACCGGCACCCTCGGCGCGGGCACCCTGCACGTCGGCGACCGGCTGGTCACCGCGGACGGATCGGCCGTCCTCCGGGTGCGCGGCCTGCAGAGCCTGCACGAGGAGCGGACGGCCGTCGCCGCGGTGGCCCGCGTCGCCGTCAACGTGCACGGCCAGGGGGACACCACGCTCGGCCGCGGACAGGTACTGCTCACCCCGGACCGCTGGCTGTGCACCGAGGTCGCCGACGTACGGGTCACCGGGGAGCCGGTGGCCGGCCTGCCCCGGTGCGTCACCCTGCACATCGGGACGGCCGCCGTGCCGGTGACCGTCCGCCCGCTCGGCCCGGACACCGCCCGGCTCACCCTGCGCCGGGGGCTGCCCCTGCGGACCGGCGACCGCGCGGTGCTGCGGGAACCCGGCGGTACCCGCATGCCGTGCGGGGTCACCGTGCTGGACGTACGGCCGCCCCGGCTGACCCGGCGCGGCGCCGGCCGGGCCCGCGCGGCCGAGCTGGAGACGATGACCGGCCGCCCGGACGGCGCCGCCGAACTGCGCCGCCGCAAGCTGGTCCGGGGCGCCGACCTGCGGGCGATGGGCGTTCCGGTGCCCGGTGGACCCGTCGCCGGCGACTGGCTGGCCGACACCGCGTACTGGAACGCCCTCAAGGACCGGCTCGCCGGCCGGGTCCGCGAGCACGCCCGGACCCATCCCCTGGACCCCGGCCTGCCCACCGAGGCGGCCCGCCGGCTGCTCGGCCTGCCCGACCGCGCCCTGGTCGACGCGCTGGCCGCGGACCTGCCCGGGATCCACGCCCGCCAGGGCCGGCTGCACACCGCCGACAGCCTCCGGCCCGCCCTGCCCGCTCCCCTCCGCGCCGCCGTGGACGCCCTGCGCCGGGACCTCGCCCGTACCCCGTTCCGGGCGCCCGAGGCCGGGCGGCTCACCGAACTGGGCCTGGACCGCCGGGCGTTGGCCGCGGCGGCGGCCGCCGGGGCGCTGCTGCGGATCGCCGACGGCATCGTGCTGCTGCCCGGCGCGGACGCAGACGCCGCCGCCGTGCTGCGCGCGCTGCCGCAGCCGTTCACGCTCAGCGAGGCCCGGCGCGCCCTGGACACCACCCGCCGGGTGGCCGTACCGCTGCTGGAGTTCCTGGACGCCCGCGGATGCACACAACGCGTCGACGACCAGCGCCGGCGCTGCCGCACGGGGGCGGGGAACGGAGGCGGACGGGAATCGAACCCGTTTCCTCAGCCCATCGTGACCTGCGACGATGCCGGGAACTTGGAAAGATAG
- the selA gene encoding L-seryl-tRNA(Sec) selenium transferase: MEQRPVPGRTGGAPPRSAPEEPPADVRRRIPRTDALLRDPRLAAAVDRLGAHRVKAAVRQAQERARAGAIPPEQVPQTALDLLPGTASGLRPVINATGVLLHTNLGRAALSAAARQAVREAAGPTDVELDLTTGVRARRGRSALAALHARMPAARAAHVVNNGAAALVLAATALAAGKEIVVSRGEMVEIGDGFRLPDLLVSTGARLREVGTTNRTTPADYAAVTGPDTGFVLKVHPSNFRITGFTRSAEVAELTGLGVPVVVDIGSGLLAPHPALPEEPDADTQLRAGAALVTASGDKLLGGPQCGLLLGRADLVRALARHPLARALRVDKLTLAALEATLTGPPTPTALALTAGPDALRARAERLAAALAADGIDVRAAGSAATVGGGGAPGVTLPSAALSLPEPYAAALRTGPVPVVGRLEAGRCLLDLRAVPPEDDDRLAEAVRSARATAEGRA, translated from the coding sequence ATGGAACAGCGGCCGGTACCAGGAAGGACGGGCGGGGCACCTCCGCGGAGCGCCCCGGAGGAGCCGCCGGCCGACGTACGCCGGCGCATCCCGCGCACCGACGCCCTGCTGCGCGACCCCCGGCTGGCCGCGGCCGTGGACCGGCTCGGCGCGCACCGGGTGAAGGCCGCCGTACGGCAGGCGCAGGAGCGGGCCCGCGCGGGCGCCATCCCGCCCGAACAGGTCCCGCAGACCGCCCTGGACCTGCTGCCCGGCACCGCGAGCGGGCTGCGCCCGGTGATCAACGCCACCGGGGTGCTGCTGCACACCAACCTCGGCCGGGCCGCGCTGTCCGCCGCCGCCCGGCAGGCGGTCCGGGAGGCGGCCGGGCCCACGGACGTCGAACTCGACCTGACGACCGGCGTACGGGCGCGCCGGGGGCGCTCCGCGCTCGCCGCGCTGCACGCCCGGATGCCGGCCGCCCGCGCCGCACACGTCGTCAACAACGGGGCCGCCGCGCTCGTCCTGGCCGCCACGGCGCTCGCGGCCGGCAAGGAGATCGTCGTCAGCCGGGGCGAGATGGTGGAGATCGGCGACGGCTTCCGCCTGCCCGACCTGCTCGTCTCCACCGGCGCCCGGCTCCGCGAGGTCGGTACGACCAACCGCACCACCCCCGCCGACTACGCGGCCGTGACCGGGCCGGACACCGGCTTCGTGCTGAAGGTCCACCCGTCCAACTTCCGGATCACCGGGTTCACCCGGTCCGCCGAGGTCGCCGAACTCACCGGCCTCGGTGTCCCGGTCGTCGTCGACATCGGCTCCGGGCTGCTCGCCCCGCACCCGGCCCTGCCCGAGGAGCCCGACGCCGACACCCAGCTGCGCGCCGGCGCCGCGCTCGTCACCGCGAGCGGCGACAAACTGCTCGGCGGACCCCAGTGCGGGCTCCTGCTCGGCCGGGCGGACCTGGTCCGCGCCCTCGCCCGGCACCCGCTGGCCCGCGCCCTGCGCGTCGACAAGCTGACCCTGGCCGCCCTGGAAGCCACCCTCACCGGCCCGCCCACCCCGACCGCCCTGGCACTCACCGCCGGCCCCGACGCGCTCAGGGCCCGCGCCGAGCGGCTCGCCGCCGCACTGGCCGCCGACGGGATCGACGTACGGGCCGCCGGGAGCGCGGCCACGGTCGGCGGCGGGGGCGCACCCGGCGTCACCCTGCCCAGCGCGGCGCTGTCCCTGCCCGAGCCGTACGCCGCCGCCCTGCGCACCGGCCCGGTCCCGGTCGTCGGCCGCCTGGAGGCGGGCCGCTGCCTGCTGGACCTGAGGGCGGTGCCGCCGGAGGACGACGACCGGCTGGCCGAGGCCGTACGGTCGGCCCGGGCCACCGCGGAAGGGCGGGCGTGA
- a CDS encoding alpha/beta fold hydrolase: MRLHTHEWGTGDRIAVLVHGIMSDHRTWHRVAPVLADKGYRVIGVDLRGHGASGRGAYSPETWAGDLVETLPARPELVIGHSLGAMALAGAAERLAPARAVYCDPAWDIRKELVDASVHFTVFKTANRAMISSLNPRWDESDVDIELATLADWDPATALVLPEIYSVSRTPARPVVPSLVLLAGASDLVRPGLGAELVRRGFEVRTVEGAGHTPYRDDFDGFMGALDGWV, translated from the coding sequence ATGAGGCTGCACACGCACGAGTGGGGGACCGGCGACCGGATCGCCGTCCTCGTCCACGGGATCATGTCCGACCACCGCACCTGGCACCGGGTCGCCCCCGTCCTCGCGGACAAGGGATACCGGGTCATCGGCGTGGACCTGCGCGGACACGGGGCGAGCGGGCGGGGCGCGTACAGCCCCGAGACCTGGGCCGGCGACCTCGTCGAGACCCTCCCGGCCCGGCCGGAGCTGGTGATCGGCCACTCGCTCGGGGCGATGGCGCTGGCCGGTGCCGCCGAGCGGCTGGCACCGGCCCGGGCGGTCTACTGCGACCCGGCCTGGGACATACGCAAGGAGCTGGTCGACGCGTCCGTGCACTTCACCGTCTTCAAGACGGCGAACCGCGCGATGATCAGCAGCCTCAACCCGCGCTGGGACGAGAGCGACGTGGACATCGAGCTGGCCACGCTCGCCGACTGGGACCCCGCCACGGCCCTGGTCCTCCCGGAGATCTACTCGGTCAGCCGCACACCGGCGCGCCCGGTGGTGCCCTCGCTGGTGCTGCTCGCCGGCGCGAGCGACCTCGTGCGGCCCGGCCTCGGCGCGGAGCTGGTGCGGCGGGGCTTCGAGGTCCGGACCGTCGAGGGCGCCGGGCACACCCCGTACCGCGACGACTTCGACGGCTTCATGGGCGCCCTGGACGGCTGGGTCTGA
- a CDS encoding glyceraldehyde-3-phosphate dehydrogenase: MTVNDDSFTNWKIREEIAESMIPLIGKLHRERDVTVLLHSRSLVNKSVVSLLKTHRFARQIAGAELSVTETMPFLEALTTLDLGPSQIDLGMLATTYKADDRGLSVAEFTAEAVAGATGANKIERREPRDVVLYGFGRIGRLVARLLIEKAGSGNGLRLRAIVVRGGGAQDIVKRASLLRRDSIHGQFQGTITVDEDSSTIVANGNAIKVIYADDPSHVDYTEYGIRDAILIDNTGKWRDREGLSKHLRPGIEKVVLTAPGKGDVPNIVHGVNHDTIKPDEQILSCASCTTNAIVPPLKAMDDEYGVLRGHVETVHSFTNDQNLLDNYHKSERRGRSAPLNMVITETGAASAVAKALPDLKAKISGSSIRVPVPDVSIAILNLQLARETTREEVHDYLREVSLTSPLKRQIDFITAPDAVSSDFIGSRHASIVDAGALKVDGDNAILYLWYDNEFGYSCQVVRVVQHVSGVEYPTFPATAV; the protein is encoded by the coding sequence GTGACTGTCAACGACGACTCGTTCACCAACTGGAAGATCCGCGAGGAGATCGCGGAGTCGATGATCCCGCTCATCGGGAAGCTGCACCGCGAGCGGGACGTGACCGTCCTGCTGCACAGCCGCTCCCTGGTGAACAAGTCGGTGGTCAGCCTCCTCAAGACGCACCGCTTCGCCCGGCAGATCGCCGGTGCCGAGCTGTCGGTCACCGAGACCATGCCGTTCCTGGAGGCCCTGACCACGCTGGACCTCGGGCCGTCCCAGATCGACCTCGGCATGCTGGCCACCACCTACAAGGCCGACGACCGCGGCCTGAGCGTCGCCGAGTTCACCGCCGAGGCGGTCGCCGGCGCCACCGGCGCCAACAAGATCGAGCGCCGCGAGCCGCGCGACGTCGTGCTGTACGGCTTCGGCCGCATCGGCCGCCTCGTCGCCCGCCTGCTGATCGAGAAGGCCGGCTCCGGCAACGGCCTGCGGCTGCGCGCCATCGTCGTGCGCGGCGGCGGCGCCCAGGACATCGTCAAGCGTGCCTCGCTGCTGCGCCGCGACTCCATCCACGGCCAGTTCCAGGGCACCATCACCGTGGACGAGGACAGCAGCACGATCGTCGCCAACGGCAACGCAATCAAGGTGATCTACGCCGACGACCCGTCGCACGTGGACTACACCGAGTACGGCATCCGGGACGCCATCCTCATCGACAACACGGGCAAGTGGCGTGACCGCGAGGGCCTGTCCAAGCACCTGCGTCCGGGCATCGAGAAGGTCGTCCTGACCGCGCCGGGCAAGGGCGACGTCCCGAACATCGTGCACGGCGTCAACCACGACACCATCAAGCCGGACGAGCAGATCCTGTCCTGCGCCTCCTGCACCACCAACGCCATCGTCCCGCCGCTGAAGGCGATGGACGACGAGTACGGCGTGCTGCGCGGGCACGTGGAGACCGTCCACTCGTTCACCAACGACCAGAACCTGCTGGACAACTACCACAAGTCCGAGCGCCGCGGCCGGTCCGCGCCGCTCAACATGGTGATCACCGAGACCGGTGCCGCCTCCGCCGTCGCCAAGGCGCTGCCCGACCTCAAGGCGAAGATCAGCGGCAGCTCGATCCGCGTCCCGGTGCCGGACGTCTCGATCGCGATCCTCAACCTGCAGCTGGCCCGCGAGACCACCCGCGAGGAGGTCCACGACTACCTGCGCGAGGTGTCGCTGACCTCGCCGCTCAAGCGCCAGATCGACTTCATCACGGCGCCCGACGCGGTCTCCAGCGACTTCATCGGCTCCCGCCACGCCTCGATCGTGGACGCCGGCGCGCTGAAGGTCGACGGCGACAACGCGATCCTCTACCTCTGGTACGACAACGAGTTCGGCTACTCCTGCCAGGTCGTCCGGGTCGTCCAGCACGTCTCGGGCGTGGAGTACCCGACGTTCCCGGCGACGGCGGTCTGA
- a CDS encoding collagenase has translation MRYRFALPGRMPRGTGRIAGAAAVCVTLAGLLSTPALAAPRPHPGTATAPRAHLAVPSPAAASTAATERPATQARRLSPVQLPPQQPMPAKPPASVAKAASCTPADFGSRTGSALVAYVKAATPDCVNTLFSVTGTDARAVFRQAQMLTVANAFTRAAGQYRGDNSGSLLQLVLFLRAGYYVQFNHPADVGAYNARLTTAVTSGMDTFFARSHSRDVTAANGDILGETVILTDSADQQDRYLYVYRRLLNDYDSSYDPIDSMIRAVNDVYTPLWRGNWNQRYVQAVEADPRVIDTLYDFALANTDQLGTALAFLDSNAGMNLARYTEHAELRDDVRPLAKDLLDRTRITGPTAGLWVAVATQAAAYDQNNCAYYDVCNLPDKLDKAVLPVTHPCDANVTVRAQGLTAADLDAACASVLRQDAYFRSVVGADTHIPGQYASTLRLVVFTSRTDYQTYAGAMYGISTDNGGMTLGGDPSDPANQPMSIMYQKNYDDGFPARIWNLNHEYTHFLDARDDMKGDFARQISVPDVWWIEGIAEYVSYSYRGLADGQAVQEAGKHTYRLSTLFENTYDNSDVIRTYPWGYLAARYMLEKHPDDVQRMLARFRVGDYAGGYAVYHDGIGTRYDADFDQWLTACATGACARPAAA, from the coding sequence ATGCGCTATCGCTTCGCGCTGCCCGGACGCATGCCGAGAGGCACCGGCCGCATCGCCGGCGCCGCCGCCGTCTGCGTCACCCTGGCCGGCCTGCTGTCCACCCCGGCGCTGGCGGCACCCCGGCCGCACCCCGGGACGGCCACCGCGCCCCGCGCACACCTCGCCGTGCCGTCGCCCGCCGCGGCGTCCACCGCGGCGACCGAGCGGCCCGCGACCCAGGCCAGGCGGCTCAGCCCGGTGCAACTCCCGCCGCAGCAGCCGATGCCCGCCAAGCCGCCCGCAAGCGTGGCGAAGGCCGCCTCCTGCACCCCCGCCGACTTCGGCAGCCGAACCGGCTCCGCCCTCGTCGCCTACGTCAAGGCCGCGACCCCGGACTGCGTCAACACCCTCTTCTCGGTCACCGGCACGGACGCGCGCGCCGTCTTCCGCCAGGCCCAGATGCTGACCGTGGCGAACGCCTTCACGCGCGCCGCCGGGCAGTACCGCGGCGACAACTCCGGCAGCCTGCTGCAACTGGTCCTGTTCCTGCGCGCCGGCTACTACGTGCAGTTCAACCACCCCGCAGACGTCGGCGCGTACAACGCCCGCCTCACCACCGCCGTCACGAGCGGCATGGACACCTTCTTCGCCCGCTCCCACTCCCGTGACGTCACGGCGGCCAACGGCGACATCCTCGGCGAGACCGTCATCCTCACCGACAGCGCCGATCAGCAGGACCGCTACCTGTACGTCTACCGGCGGCTGCTGAACGACTACGACAGCTCCTACGATCCGATCGACAGCATGATCAGGGCCGTCAACGACGTCTACACGCCCCTGTGGCGCGGCAACTGGAACCAGCGGTACGTGCAGGCGGTCGAGGCCGACCCGCGCGTCATCGACACCCTGTACGACTTCGCGCTGGCCAACACCGACCAGCTCGGCACCGCTCTGGCCTTCCTGGACTCCAACGCCGGGATGAACCTGGCCCGTTACACCGAGCACGCGGAACTGCGGGACGACGTGAGGCCGTTGGCCAAGGACTTGCTGGACCGGACGCGGATCACCGGTCCGACGGCCGGGCTGTGGGTGGCCGTGGCCACGCAGGCCGCCGCCTACGACCAGAACAACTGCGCCTACTACGACGTCTGCAACCTGCCCGACAAGCTCGACAAGGCCGTCCTGCCCGTCACCCACCCCTGCGACGCGAACGTGACCGTGCGGGCCCAGGGGCTCACCGCCGCCGACCTCGACGCCGCCTGCGCCAGCGTGCTCCGCCAGGACGCCTACTTCCGCTCGGTCGTCGGGGCCGACACCCACATACCCGGGCAGTACGCCTCCACGCTCCGGCTCGTGGTCTTCACCAGCCGCACCGACTACCAGACGTACGCCGGTGCGATGTACGGCATCAGCACCGACAACGGCGGCATGACGCTGGGCGGCGACCCGTCGGACCCGGCCAACCAGCCGATGTCGATCATGTACCAGAAGAACTACGACGACGGCTTCCCGGCCCGGATCTGGAACCTCAACCACGAGTACACGCACTTCCTGGACGCCCGCGACGACATGAAGGGCGACTTCGCCCGGCAGATCTCCGTGCCGGACGTGTGGTGGATCGAGGGCATAGCCGAGTACGTCTCCTACAGCTACCGCGGCCTCGCCGACGGCCAGGCGGTCCAGGAGGCCGGCAAGCACACGTACCGCTTGAGCACCCTGTTCGAGAACACCTACGACAACAGCGACGTCATCCGCACCTACCCGTGGGGCTACCTCGCCGCGCGCTACATGCTGGAGAAGCACCCCGACGACGTCCAGCGCATGCTCGCCCGCTTCCGCGTCGGTGACTACGCCGGCGGATACGCCGTCTACCACGACGGCATCGGCACCCGCTACGACGCCGACTTCGACCAGTGGCTCACGGCGTGCGCCACGGGCGCCTGCGCCCGGCCGGCCGCGGCCTGA
- a CDS encoding LysR family transcriptional regulator encodes MELELRHLRVLCAIADAGSVGRAAAQLGYSQPAVSTQLRRIERHLGEPLFERGPSGVRPTRYGAEVVEQARDVLVRAAAIGHRPPAARSRRTLRVAATNSPVLSGTVSRVRARLPELALSVTSVYASSRIVELLEEGAVDAAIAADYPGMELRHSTAVRHRGIVTEPTFVALPARHRLRLNAQVQLADLADDAWFVTPDDGAGWPGVFYDACAAAGFTPVTVHEWLGDQTQLQSMIADGLGVSLVQPTLRPIPHVVVKPLAGSPLWCRYVLAWRPDTVADDVVETVFQSATAAYRDLVAQAPHLRTWASRTWSTAGP; translated from the coding sequence ATGGAGCTGGAGCTGCGGCATCTGCGGGTGCTGTGCGCCATCGCCGACGCGGGCAGTGTGGGCCGCGCCGCAGCGCAGCTCGGCTACTCGCAGCCCGCCGTGAGCACCCAGCTCCGGCGCATCGAACGCCACCTGGGCGAGCCGCTCTTCGAGCGCGGGCCGAGCGGGGTCCGGCCGACCCGCTACGGCGCCGAGGTCGTCGAACAGGCCCGGGACGTCCTCGTACGGGCCGCCGCCATCGGACACCGCCCACCGGCCGCCCGCTCCCGCCGGACCCTGCGCGTGGCCGCGACCAACTCGCCGGTGCTGTCCGGCACGGTCTCCCGTGTCCGCGCCCGGCTGCCCGAACTGGCCCTCTCGGTCACCAGCGTCTACGCGTCCTCGCGGATCGTGGAGCTGCTGGAGGAGGGGGCGGTGGACGCCGCGATCGCCGCCGACTACCCGGGCATGGAGCTACGGCACTCGACCGCCGTACGGCACCGCGGCATCGTCACCGAACCCACCTTCGTCGCCCTCCCCGCCCGGCACCGGCTCCGGCTGAACGCCCAGGTGCAGCTCGCCGACCTCGCCGACGACGCCTGGTTCGTGACCCCGGACGACGGTGCCGGCTGGCCCGGGGTGTTCTACGACGCCTGCGCGGCGGCCGGGTTCACGCCGGTGACCGTCCACGAGTGGCTGGGGGACCAGACCCAGCTGCAGAGCATGATCGCCGACGGTCTCGGGGTGTCCCTCGTGCAGCCGACGCTGCGGCCGATCCCGCACGTCGTGGTCAAGCCGCTGGCCGGCTCCCCGCTCTGGTGCCGCTACGTACTGGCCTGGCGGCCGGACACCGTGGCCGACGACGTCGTGGAGACGGTGTTCCAGTCCGCCACCGCCGCGTACCGCGATCTCGTCGCCCAGGCACCGCACCTGCGCACCTGGGCCTCGCGCACCTGGAGCACCGCCGGCCCCTAG